In bacterium, a genomic segment contains:
- a CDS encoding YjgP/YjgQ family permease: MGTVSRYLLVQFLIASGGVFLGLLITWVAADTLLHLDQIGKDAAMGLRGVLLRSLDIVALGLPMACLTGVVWSLSHAVRYREVTAIRCGGIPLRVALIPLLLGAAGISAFSGILEDRVLMPVRQALSRTEARTAEEQSKPEHMIDRWWYADGNSILSAQNYVPETRRLSGVSVFQFDDERRISRRIEARSATNISGSTWEFRIATIREFDRDGDLRRSTESSMELDLGITGQDLEGAAPELATATLHKLNRAIRKHSGSDAELATLETLFHSRLAQPFAVLILVLLAIPFAIGDVERGDSLPRALLMSIICAAGYWLFWTAGLLVGRSGALPAFLPIWAVTLLALALGTYRYRQIQQ, from the coding sequence GTGGGTACGGTTTCCCGCTATCTTCTGGTTCAGTTCCTGATCGCGTCAGGCGGCGTGTTCCTGGGCCTTCTGATCACCTGGGTCGCAGCGGACACGCTGCTGCACCTGGACCAGATCGGCAAAGACGCAGCCATGGGGCTGCGTGGTGTACTGCTCCGCTCTCTCGATATCGTGGCGCTGGGTTTGCCGATGGCCTGCCTGACAGGCGTCGTATGGAGCCTGTCCCACGCGGTCCGGTATCGCGAGGTAACAGCGATTCGCTGTGGCGGAATCCCCTTGCGCGTCGCGCTGATCCCCCTGCTGCTCGGCGCAGCGGGCATTTCCGCATTCAGCGGCATCCTCGAGGACCGTGTGCTGATGCCGGTACGCCAGGCACTGTCGCGCACCGAGGCCCGTACCGCCGAGGAGCAATCGAAGCCAGAGCATATGATCGATCGCTGGTGGTACGCGGACGGGAACTCGATCCTCTCCGCGCAGAACTACGTCCCCGAAACGCGAAGACTCTCGGGAGTATCGGTGTTCCAGTTCGACGATGAGAGGCGCATCTCGCGCCGCATCGAAGCCCGCAGCGCTACGAATATCTCCGGCAGTACCTGGGAGTTCCGCATCGCCACGATTCGCGAGTTCGATCGCGATGGCGATCTGCGAAGGAGCACCGAGAGTTCGATGGAACTCGACCTGGGAATCACAGGTCAGGATCTGGAGGGGGCCGCACCTGAGCTCGCCACGGCCACCCTACACAAGCTCAACCGAGCGATTCGCAAGCACAGCGGAAGTGACGCCGAACTCGCGACGCTCGAGACGCTGTTCCACAGCCGACTCGCCCAGCCCTTCGCGGTCTTGATCCTGGTGCTACTGGCGATTCCCTTCGCGATCGGCGACGTGGAACGGGGCGACTCCCTGCCCCGCGCACTCCTGATGTCGATCATCTGCGCGGCCGGCTACTGGTTGTTCTGGACCGCCGGACTGCTGGTCGGACGCAGCGGCGCACTTCCCGCGTTTCTGCCGATCTGGGCTGTCACCCTGCTCGCGCTGGCCCTGGGCACGTACCGCTACCGTCAGATCCAGCAGTAG
- a CDS encoding bifunctional riboflavin kinase/FAD synthetase, with translation MKVIGGSTELPASERGVVLTVGNFDGIHLGHLALIRELMERGAALGVKTAVYTFDPHPRQVLYPDRVQARLMSWEQMALELQELGVDFLIREPFTREFASLSAEAFLQGVIAERIAPRDLLVGRDFQFGKDRSGSDETLARIGPDLGIRIAIIPQVTAGGSDVSSTRIRKALGEGDVSDAALCLGRPYSVWGKIVEGDRRGRTLGFPTANLEPENELIPANGVYATTVRIFEEGRLSAEERPAVTNIGTRPTFDKGQVLAETHLLDFSGDLYGRRISLAFCERIRDEKRFSGPAELKAQIAEDARRAGEILRSRNS, from the coding sequence ATGAAGGTGATTGGCGGAAGTACTGAATTGCCGGCGAGCGAACGGGGAGTCGTCCTCACCGTTGGCAATTTCGATGGGATTCATCTGGGGCATCTCGCCCTGATTCGGGAACTCATGGAGCGCGGCGCTGCCCTCGGCGTCAAGACCGCCGTGTATACCTTCGATCCACACCCGCGGCAGGTGCTCTATCCAGATCGGGTACAGGCCAGACTCATGTCGTGGGAGCAGATGGCTCTCGAGTTGCAGGAACTGGGAGTGGACTTCCTGATCCGGGAACCGTTTACGCGAGAGTTCGCTTCACTCTCCGCCGAGGCTTTCTTGCAAGGAGTGATCGCCGAGCGTATTGCGCCACGCGATCTCCTGGTGGGTCGCGACTTCCAGTTCGGGAAGGATCGGAGCGGCTCGGATGAGACTCTGGCGCGTATTGGTCCCGATCTGGGGATCCGGATCGCGATCATTCCACAGGTAACTGCGGGGGGCAGCGATGTTTCGAGCACCCGAATTCGCAAAGCGCTGGGCGAAGGCGACGTCAGTGACGCAGCTTTGTGTCTAGGGCGCCCCTATTCAGTCTGGGGGAAGATCGTCGAAGGCGATCGGCGCGGTCGAACCCTGGGTTTTCCTACCGCGAACCTCGAACCGGAAAACGAGTTGATCCCCGCCAATGGCGTGTACGCCACGACGGTTCGCATATTCGAGGAAGGCCGTCTTTCAGCGGAGGAGCGTCCCGCGGTGACGAACATCGGAACGCGTCCAACCTTTGACAAGGGTCAGGTACTGGCAGAAACGCATCTGCTCGATTTTTCTGGGGACCTGTACGGACGGCGCATCTCGCTGGCCTTTTGCGAACGCATTCGCGATGAGAAGCGCTTCTCCGGCCCTGCCGAACTCAAAGCGCAGATTGCAGAAGACGCAAGACGCGCCGGAGAGATCCTGAGGTCGAGGAACTCGTGA